Genomic window (Nitrosophilus kaiyonis):
AGATAAAAGTAAAAGGCTTTGATTTTACAAGAGAGTTTTATCAAATTCATCATAAAGATAAATATAAAAGTGATCTTTTTAAAAAGTTTTCTATTTTTGCAAGATATAGATTTAGCGAAATATTAAAAAGATAATTGGTATATAGGAGATATTATGAAAAATCTTTATAAAAGCGTATCTTATTTGGATAAAAGATGTTATGAAATATATAATCTACCTGAAGATATATTGATGGAGCATGCTGCAGATGGAATAAATAGATATATAAGAGAAAATTTTCAAAAAGGAAGTTCTATTTTAATAGTAGCTGGCCCTGGGAATAATGGTGGTGATGGGGTGGCTCTTGCAAGATTGTTACTTGGTGATTTTGATGTAAAACTTTACATGCCATATGGTGCAAAGTCTGATATGTGTAAAATTCAAGTTGATAGATTTTTAGCTTTAGGTGGAGAATTTTGTGATGATATAAAAGTGTGTGATATTGTTGTAGATGCACTTTTTGGCTCAGGTCTTAGCAAACCTCTAAAAGAGGATATAGTTGAGTTACTTGGCTGTTTAAATAGAATGGATGCATTTAAAATAGCTGTTGATATTCCAACTGGAATAAATATAGATGGATATCCAAATCCATATGCTTTTATTGCTGATATTACATTTACTATGGGAGGAATAAAAACTTCTCTTGTTATGGATCTTGCTAAAGATTATGTTGGAGAGATAAAAGTAGTTGACCTTGGAGTATCAAAAAAATTTTATGAAGATGAATCAAATATAAAGCTTTTAGAAGAGAAGGATTTAAAACTTCCTGTTAGAGAGAAAAAAAGTTCACATAAGGGAGATTATGGACATTTAGCAGTAATTGCTGGAGAAAAAGAGGGAGCTGCAATTATGGCAGCTCTTAGTGCTTTAAATTTTGGAGCAGGACTTGTAACTGTTGTAACAAATGAGAAAATTTCTATTCCTTATGAATTAATGCATTCAAATACACTTCCAAAAAACACTTCTGCAATTGCTGTTGGAATGGGACTCGGAATGGAATATAGTGATGAAGATTTTAATGAGCTTGTTTTAAAGCATGAAATTCCTTTGGTTATTGATGCAGACCTTTTTTATAGCTCTAAAATAAAAGAGTTAATAAAAAAGAAAAATATTGTATTAACACCCCATCCAAAAGAGTTTTCATCATTGCTAAAAATTTTAAATATTGATGATGTAGAGGTTGAAACGATTCAAAAAAATAGACTTTTATTTGTTGAAAAATTTATAGAAAAATATCCAGATGTAACCTTGGTATTAAAAGGAGCAAATCCAATAATTGCAAAAGGAGAAAAAATTTTTATAAATACTCTTGGCTCACCAGCATTAAGTAAAGGTGGAAGTGGTGATGTGTTAACTGGGCTTATTGGAGCTTTGCTTGCTCAAGGATATAAGACATTAGATGCAGCGATAAATGGCTCATTAGCTCATACAATCGCAGCAAACAAAGTTAAAAAAACAAACTTTTCTTTAACACCAGATGATTTGATAAAGGCTTTAGGGTGTTTATAAAAAAAATTGTTATTCTTTTTAGCGGAGAGGGAACAAATCTTGAAAATATTATCAAAAAACTTCATAATAAAGAGTTTAACGATACAAAAATAGTTGTTAGCAAAGCTATT
Coding sequences:
- a CDS encoding NAD(P)H-hydrate dehydratase — translated: MKNLYKSVSYLDKRCYEIYNLPEDILMEHAADGINRYIRENFQKGSSILIVAGPGNNGGDGVALARLLLGDFDVKLYMPYGAKSDMCKIQVDRFLALGGEFCDDIKVCDIVVDALFGSGLSKPLKEDIVELLGCLNRMDAFKIAVDIPTGINIDGYPNPYAFIADITFTMGGIKTSLVMDLAKDYVGEIKVVDLGVSKKFYEDESNIKLLEEKDLKLPVREKKSSHKGDYGHLAVIAGEKEGAAIMAALSALNFGAGLVTVVTNEKISIPYELMHSNTLPKNTSAIAVGMGLGMEYSDEDFNELVLKHEIPLVIDADLFYSSKIKELIKKKNIVLTPHPKEFSSLLKILNIDDVEVETIQKNRLLFVEKFIEKYPDVTLVLKGANPIIAKGEKIFINTLGSPALSKGGSGDVLTGLIGALLAQGYKTLDAAINGSLAHTIAANKVKKTNFSLTPDDLIKALGCL